Proteins from one Salinispora arenicola genomic window:
- a CDS encoding siderophore-interacting protein, which yields MTQTLPVAPWRLFTVEARAVRRLSPSFVRVTFTGPDLDRFADNGYDQRVKLAFPLPDGRGMGLPEGPDWYARWRALPEHERSPIRTYTVRAARPDVSEVDVDLVLHGDSGPATRWARRVRPGDGITMLGPDAGYDGDHRGVEFRPPVAANLLLAGDETAVPAICAILERLPVTACGQVLLEVPEAADALPVVAPPGMVVRWLARGRNAHGFRLMPAVATAATDLVTGTPAGVPVTEVNVDAEILWEVPTPVASVPLYAWLAGEAGVIRNLRRHLVAERGLDRRAVAFMGYWRLGRPDPA from the coding sequence GTCGAGGCTCGCGCCGTGCGCCGGCTCAGCCCGTCGTTCGTGCGGGTTACCTTCACCGGCCCGGACCTGGACCGGTTCGCCGACAACGGCTACGACCAGCGGGTCAAGCTGGCGTTCCCGCTGCCGGATGGGCGGGGGATGGGGCTACCGGAGGGGCCGGACTGGTATGCCCGCTGGCGGGCGCTGCCGGAGCACGAGCGCAGCCCGATCCGTACCTACACCGTCCGCGCCGCCCGGCCCGACGTGTCCGAGGTGGACGTCGACCTCGTCCTGCACGGTGACAGCGGGCCGGCGACGCGCTGGGCACGCCGAGTCCGGCCCGGTGACGGGATCACGATGCTCGGCCCGGACGCGGGTTACGACGGTGACCATCGCGGCGTCGAGTTTCGGCCACCGGTCGCCGCGAACCTGCTGCTGGCCGGCGACGAGACGGCGGTACCGGCGATCTGCGCCATCCTGGAGCGGCTCCCGGTCACCGCCTGCGGCCAGGTGCTGTTGGAGGTGCCCGAGGCCGCGGACGCGCTGCCGGTGGTGGCGCCGCCCGGGATGGTGGTGCGCTGGCTGGCCCGTGGCAGGAACGCCCACGGTTTCCGGCTCATGCCCGCCGTGGCGACCGCGGCGACGGATCTGGTGACCGGAACACCGGCCGGTGTTCCGGTCACGGAGGTCAACGTCGACGCGGAGATCCTCTGGGAGGTGCCCACCCCCGTCGCTTCGGTCCCGCTGTATGCCTGGCTGGCCGGCGAGGCGGGCGTTATCCGTAACCTCCGCCGTCACCTTGTCGCCGAACGTGGCCTGGACCGTCGGGCGGTGGCCTTCATGGGCTACTGGCGCCTCGGTCGCCCCGACCCGGCCTGA